In Phycisphaerales bacterium, the sequence CGTTGCGCTTCCCGGCCTTCATGTAGGCCTCGTCCATCCCCTTGGCGGCCCCGTCGAACGCCACGGTGTACGCCATCTTGTCCCCCTGCTTCTCGACAAACTCGCGCACCTTCGCCAGCGTCTTCTCGCTGTAGACCTTGTCCTCCCACACGTTCACGCCGATGAACGTCACGCCCTTGCTCTTGTACTCGGCCTGCAACTCCGAGAGGTGGGGCATGCTCGCGATGCACGGCCCGCACCACGTCGCCCAGAACTCGACGACATAGGTCTTGCCCTTCTCGAAGCCCGTGACCGGCTCACCCTTGACGAAGGTCTCGACGCTGATCGCGGGGGCCGCGTCGCCCACGCTCAGTTTGTTCGAGGCCGCGGGTTTGGACTCCTTCTTCGCGTCCTTCGTGCCGTCGCCCTTTTTCGCGTCGTCCTTGGCGAACTTCTTCGCGTTCTTGATCGCGGCCTGGAGTTCCCCGTCCATGCTCGCAGGGTGCCCGATCCACGCGATCTTCCCGTCGCCCCCGACGATGAACGCGCACGGGATCCCGTTCTTCTTCGCGGCCTCCATGTACGACTTGGCCATCGTGCCCGACTCGCCGTCGTACGCGACGGTGTAGGCCATCTTGTCGCCCTGCTTCTTCACGAACTTCTCGACCGTGTCCCTGGTCTTGTCGTTGTACCGCTCCCACACGTTGACGCCGATGAACGTCGCGTCGTCCTTGTGCTCGGCCTGCAACTCCGAGAGGTGCGGCATGGACTTGATGCACGGGCCGCACCACGTCGCCCAGAACTCGACGACGTATACGTGCCCGGCCTTGAACGACTTCACCTCGTCACCTTTCAGGAACGCCTCGACCTTGATCGGGGGCGCCTCGTCCCCCACGCCCAGCGTCGCCAGCGGCGCGCTCGCCATCGCCATCCCGCCGTGTTCGATCATGCCCGTGGGCATCGTCGCCGGCACCAGCGCGAGCGCCAGCCCCGCGAGCATCGCGTGTGTGCCCGCCTTGATCACTGTGTTCGTACGGTTCGTTTGCATCGGAGACTCCATTGGTCGCGGGAGAGGTGCTTTCCGCCGACCGCGACCCGTCCCGAGGCGGGAGTCGCGCGACGCCACTTCCTGTTGTCCACCCCTTCTGACGCACGAAACGCCCGAGGGTGTCCAAACCCCGGCCATCCTTGCCGGGTCTTCCTATCTTCATACACAATATCGAGTCTCACGGATGCTCGTCGGCCACCCCCACGCATCCCCAATCCCTCGAACCTCACCGCACTCCTCGCCTGGCGCGAATCCATGCCCCCCAGCACCCCTCAAAGTTCGGCCTCTGGTTGCCCCCTGTGCGATCGCGGCAAGGCCATCGACGCCAAGGACCCCGCCGCCCTCGTGGACCACATCGCCACGTTCACCCACTGTCACGCAATCCTGAGCGAGAACCAGGGCACCCTCGCCGGCCGCGGTCCCAACTCTCCATCCGGCTCCGGCGGCTGGGTCGTCCTCGTCCTCCGCCACCACGCCGCCTCCCACCCAGAGCACCTCGCCGACCTCCCCATCGAGACGCAAGCCGAGATCTTCGCCGAGGTCGCTCGCGTCGCCCACGCCATCCGCACGGTCTTCGGCCCTGTCCGAATCAACTACGAGTGCCTCGGCAACGTCGTTCCCCACATCCACTGGCACGTCATCCCCCGCGACCCGACCGACCCCAGCGACCCCGACCCCAGGAAACCCGTCTGGGGCTGGAGCGAAGCCCAACTCAAGGGCACCCTCACGCCAGCGCAGCGACTCGCCCTCCGCGACCGCCTGCGTGCCGCGCTTCGGTGAAAGGCAGAACGCCGAGGGACACAGAGGGCGGCGAGAGGGAGACGGAGGGAAATGCAAGGGAATGGGGAATCGGCTGGGTGCCACCAGTCGGCGGCTCCTGTGAAGGGCGGACCGCCGACTGGTGCCTGACACTCAGTGACGCCCGGCGCGCCTCCACGAATGCCGAATCACGAATGCCGCGTGTCGTTCTTGGTGTTCTCAAGAGTCAATAGACCCATACCACCCACCGAACACAACCTTAGTCTCCGGTTTCTTTCATCCACTCTTGGCGCGATGCAACCGGTCGTGTATCGTGTGAATCTCGGGGCTTTCATTCTGCTTTGAGAAGTGACAGGAACCACGCCATGCGAAAGACTCGGCTTTGGACCTGTGTCGCTCGTCGTTGCCTCATGAGCCTCACGCTCGGCGTCGTCGCCAGCCCTGCCGCCGCCCAATGCGAGCCGCACTGGATCCCCAACGGCTCGGCCCCCGGGACCGACGGCTCGGTCACCGCCTTCGCCTCCTTCGATCCCGACGGCCCTGGCCCACAGGCCCTCCAGGTCTACATCGGTGGGCAGTTCTCCCAAGTCACCGGCGTCCCCGCGAGCAATATCGCCAGGTGGGACACGGCCACGGGCCTCATCGAACCGCTAGGCACAGGCGTCAACGGATCCGTCAACGCGATCGCCGTCCTACCCAATGGAGACGTCATCGTCGGCGGAACGTTCACGACCGCTGGCAACCGCCTCTGC encodes:
- a CDS encoding redoxin family protein, translating into MQTNRTNTVIKAGTHAMLAGLALALVPATMPTGMIEHGGMAMASAPLATLGVGDEAPPIKVEAFLKGDEVKSFKAGHVYVVEFWATWCGPCIKSMPHLSELQAEHKDDATFIGVNVWERYNDKTRDTVEKFVKKQGDKMAYTVAYDGESGTMAKSYMEAAKKNGIPCAFIVGGDGKIAWIGHPASMDGELQAAIKNAKKFAKDDAKKGDGTKDAKKESKPAASNKLSVGDAAPAISVETFVKGEPVTGFEKGKTYVVEFWATWCGPCIASMPHLSELQAEYKSKGVTFIGVNVWEDKVYSEKTLAKVREFVEKQGDKMAYTVAFDGAAKGMDEAYMKAGKRNGIPSAFLVDGSGKIAWIGHPMELDFVLPEVAGGTWDPVEGPRKIKAAQEAFMNAGQTLQSDAKAGAEAWAKAEKDYPVMGRMMESRKFMAFLMAEQYDEAYATGTKLVDKAIASKNAQELNQYAWTIVDPEATIGKRDVDLALRAAQKANEFTGDKDAAILDTLARCYFLKGDSVKAIETQRRAISNAEDGPMKKDLEKALEEYTKGVN
- a CDS encoding HIT family protein, with the protein product MPPSTPQSSASGCPLCDRGKAIDAKDPAALVDHIATFTHCHAILSENQGTLAGRGPNSPSGSGGWVVLVLRHHAASHPEHLADLPIETQAEIFAEVARVAHAIRTVFGPVRINYECLGNVVPHIHWHVIPRDPTDPSDPDPRKPVWGWSEAQLKGTLTPAQRLALRDRLRAALR